The following are from one region of the Knoellia sp. p5-6-4 genome:
- a CDS encoding glycosyltransferase family 2 protein — protein sequence MTLAPAHAHARDGAAAATATVTAVLVLRNPGPWVGEVLDSLARQTRTPERLLVVDDGAHGEAVETVRGHAALHDAVAEIRFTTVAPGTSLGSAVRAALATPSDSYEHAGPSGSPASPGSAQSAQPAQPAQPAEQGEPADTAEPAEPAEQAEQAEQAEQAEHLWLLTDGAAPDPMALARLLDAVRRSPSVGAAGPKLVRWDDPRSLESVGIQLTRAGRIIPSPWPGEPDQGQYDRRTDALAVPFEGMLLERDLLDELGGHEPAFGDFGADLDLSWRAHQAGHRVVVVPRAVVRTRPRCGEGVASRRRAARRVALTRCSLAAAPFLALWVAASAVLGGLVLLVAKQPRAAWRELSDFGALLDPWRSLGARWRSRGTRTLRRRDLAGLFIRPAAAMRHTADLVHDQVVLERGPAQRAHTPVEALESGPVSDEAMDLHVLSASWVSRVLRNPGVLAVAVASVVTLFAGRHLPGGFAGRLEGGLAGGELVGVRADSRTLWHAWLDGWHGAASGFAGEQGPYLAVVAALAWLGEHLPWSTPAASPVGATVAALVGLAFPLATLTAYLSARVVTRSPWPRALAALAWSSTAVVATAVGAGRLGGVVAAILLPAVAAGFALAARRRSSATATAATALAAAVLAAFVPAMLVLLAAASLVLVALGRGTGPRVRGLVLLVLPPALMGPWLLALVEAPYRLLSGPGLALWGAASAQPWEIALAHPGGPGSHPVLFTAPLVLAGLVGLLRCGPRSAAATFLALLALVGLAFGLAAPRLQLGTVPEGLEAAGEPILAWPGTGLLVYVLALLAAALLGADRLPVRRSSGGWPAVARWPVGAAVVVAVLASTGWTAWKAVGTELSAWDDPRPAVAIDQAEGTLSNRMLLLEPVDGQVRYRLLGREVSGVTRDLPLTATQLPDRTGLAQAVGRLFEQGGSPDSPEPAAALSDHAVGFVGLRAEDTDPTIRALDATAGLSRLGEHRGVMFWRVLPDRAAEGTLAPSRARLVDAKGVSREVEVTGDHGRTATSLSPGRGATLVVAVPAEWAEHARVTYDGEVLRADPGAAQPTYALPAEPGRLVVEVLPTHPLWRWAQLGLLVAVAFVALPVGGRRTRSRS from the coding sequence ATGACGCTCGCCCCAGCGCACGCCCACGCCCGCGACGGAGCTGCCGCAGCCACCGCCACGGTGACCGCGGTGCTGGTGCTCCGCAACCCCGGCCCCTGGGTCGGCGAGGTCCTCGACTCCCTTGCCCGCCAGACCCGCACGCCGGAGCGGCTGCTGGTGGTCGACGACGGGGCCCACGGCGAGGCCGTCGAGACGGTCCGGGGGCACGCGGCCCTCCACGACGCCGTGGCCGAGATCCGCTTCACCACGGTGGCACCCGGCACCTCCCTCGGGTCCGCCGTCCGCGCCGCGCTCGCGACCCCCTCCGACTCCTACGAGCACGCGGGCCCCTCCGGCTCCCCAGCCTCGCCGGGTTCCGCGCAGTCGGCCCAGCCGGCCCAGCCGGCCCAGCCGGCCGAGCAGGGCGAGCCCGCCGACACGGCCGAGCCTGCCGAGCCTGCCGAGCAGGCCGAGCAGGCCGAGCAGGCCGAGCAGGCCGAGCACCTCTGGCTGCTCACGGACGGCGCTGCCCCCGACCCGATGGCGCTGGCCCGCCTCCTCGACGCCGTGCGCCGCTCGCCCTCCGTCGGCGCCGCCGGGCCGAAGCTGGTCCGCTGGGACGACCCGCGCAGCCTGGAGTCGGTGGGCATCCAGCTCACCCGAGCGGGGCGCATCATTCCCTCGCCGTGGCCGGGGGAGCCCGACCAGGGCCAGTACGACCGGCGCACCGACGCGTTGGCCGTGCCGTTCGAGGGCATGCTGCTCGAACGCGACCTCCTCGACGAACTGGGCGGCCACGAGCCGGCCTTCGGCGACTTCGGCGCCGACCTCGACCTCTCCTGGCGGGCCCACCAGGCTGGTCACCGCGTAGTCGTCGTCCCGCGAGCGGTCGTGCGCACGCGACCGCGCTGCGGCGAGGGCGTCGCATCACGTCGCCGGGCAGCCCGCCGCGTCGCGCTCACCCGGTGCTCCCTGGCGGCCGCGCCGTTCCTCGCCCTGTGGGTCGCGGCGAGCGCCGTGCTCGGGGGCCTGGTGCTCCTGGTGGCCAAGCAGCCGCGGGCCGCCTGGCGGGAGCTGTCCGACTTCGGCGCGCTGCTCGACCCGTGGCGCAGCCTGGGCGCGCGGTGGCGCTCGCGCGGCACCCGCACCCTGCGGCGCCGCGACCTCGCCGGCCTGTTCATCCGCCCTGCTGCGGCGATGCGCCACACCGCGGACCTGGTGCACGACCAGGTCGTGCTCGAGCGCGGTCCCGCGCAGCGTGCCCACACTCCGGTCGAAGCCCTCGAGAGCGGGCCCGTCTCGGACGAGGCGATGGACCTGCACGTCCTCTCCGCGTCGTGGGTCTCCCGCGTCCTGCGCAACCCGGGAGTCCTCGCGGTGGCGGTGGCCTCCGTCGTCACGCTCTTCGCCGGCCGGCACCTGCCGGGCGGCTTCGCCGGCCGGCTCGAGGGCGGACTGGCCGGTGGCGAGCTCGTCGGGGTGCGGGCCGACTCGCGCACCCTCTGGCACGCCTGGCTCGACGGCTGGCACGGAGCCGCCTCGGGCTTTGCCGGGGAGCAGGGCCCCTACCTCGCGGTCGTCGCCGCACTGGCCTGGCTCGGGGAGCACCTGCCGTGGTCCACGCCGGCCGCCTCACCTGTGGGCGCGACGGTGGCCGCGCTGGTGGGCCTGGCCTTCCCGCTCGCCACGCTCACGGCATACCTGTCGGCGCGGGTGGTCACCCGCTCGCCGTGGCCGCGCGCGCTCGCCGCCCTGGCATGGTCGAGCACCGCCGTGGTCGCCACCGCCGTCGGCGCCGGCCGGCTCGGCGGCGTCGTCGCCGCGATCCTGCTGCCCGCGGTCGCCGCGGGCTTCGCGCTCGCCGCCCGCCGCCGCAGCAGCGCCACGGCCACGGCGGCCACAGCCCTGGCCGCAGCCGTCCTGGCCGCGTTCGTCCCGGCCATGCTCGTCCTGCTCGCCGCCGCGTCCCTGGTGCTCGTCGCCCTGGGCCGCGGCACCGGGCCCCGGGTGCGCGGGCTCGTGCTGCTGGTGCTGCCACCGGCGCTGATGGGGCCCTGGCTCCTTGCGCTGGTCGAGGCACCGTACCGACTGCTCTCCGGTCCCGGCCTCGCCCTGTGGGGCGCGGCCAGCGCCCAGCCGTGGGAGATCGCGTTGGCCCACCCCGGGGGGCCGGGCTCGCACCCGGTGCTGTTCACCGCCCCGCTCGTGCTGGCCGGACTGGTGGGCCTGCTGCGCTGCGGCCCGCGGTCGGCGGCCGCCACCTTCCTCGCCCTGCTCGCCCTCGTCGGGCTGGCGTTCGGGCTCGCGGCGCCGCGCCTGCAGCTCGGCACCGTCCCGGAGGGCCTCGAGGCAGCCGGTGAGCCGATCCTGGCCTGGCCCGGCACCGGTCTGCTCGTCTACGTGCTGGCACTCCTGGCGGCGGCGCTGCTGGGGGCCGACCGCCTGCCGGTGCGGCGCTCGTCCGGTGGCTGGCCGGCCGTGGCCCGCTGGCCGGTGGGCGCCGCGGTGGTCGTGGCGGTGCTGGCCAGCACCGGCTGGACGGCGTGGAAGGCCGTCGGCACCGAGCTCTCCGCCTGGGACGACCCGCGGCCCGCCGTTGCCATCGACCAGGCCGAGGGCACCCTGTCCAACAGGATGCTGCTGCTCGAGCCCGTCGACGGCCAGGTGCGCTACCGGCTGCTCGGCCGGGAGGTCTCGGGCGTGACCCGCGACCTGCCGCTGACCGCGACCCAGCTGCCCGACCGCACCGGCTTGGCGCAGGCGGTCGGCCGCCTCTTCGAGCAGGGCGGTTCGCCCGACTCGCCCGAGCCTGCCGCAGCGCTGTCCGACCACGCCGTCGGCTTCGTCGGCCTGCGCGCCGAGGACACCGACCCCACCATCCGCGCGCTCGACGCCACTGCCGGCCTGTCCAGGCTCGGCGAGCACCGCGGCGTGATGTTCTGGCGGGTGCTGCCCGATCGGGCGGCCGAGGGCACCCTCGCTCCCTCCCGCGCCCGGCTCGTCGACGCCAAGGGTGTGAGCCGCGAGGTGGAGGTCACCGGCGATCACGGGCGCACCGCCACGTCGCTGTCGCCGGGGCGCGGCGCGACCCTGGTGGTCGCCGTGCCGGCCGAGTGGGCCGAGCACGCGCGGGTCACCTACGACGGCGAGGTGCTGCGGGCTGACCCCGGGGCCGCCCAGCCCACCTACGCGCTGCCCGCCGAGCCGGGCCGGCTCGTCGTCGAGGTCCTTCCCACCCATCCGCTGTGGCGGTGGGCGCAGCTCGGACTCCTCGTCGCCGTGGCGTTCGTGGCGCTGCCCGTCGGCGGCCGTCGCACCAGGAGCCGCTCGTGA
- a CDS encoding phosphomannomutase/phosphoglucomutase, producing the protein MTAPVLADFIKAYDVRGVVPDQLNVDVAYALGSAFAQVVALPEQAEAVVIGHDMRPSSPELSRAFADGVASHGVDAVLIGLCSTDGLYYASGALDLPGAMFTASHNPAQYNGIKLCRAGARPVGQDSGLGDIRDLGQAILDGGNSFAREDTETGTVTERDVLADYAGFLRSLVDLSHVRPLKVVVDAGNGMGGHTVPAVLGTAAGLDALPLEVVELYFELDGTFPNHEANPLEPENLRDLQAAVREHGADIGLAFDGDADRCFVVDERGEPVSPSAITALVASREVAREAAAGTPAEKVSIVYNVISSASVPEIIDEVGAVGVRTRVGHSFIKAEMARAGAVFGGEHSAHYYFRDFWFADTGMLAAMHVLAALGTQDGPLSRLTAAYSRYAASGEINSTVADAAGATELVREWAAGRGAEFDTLDGLTATHRGGEGDPMWWFNLRASNTEPLLRLNVEAADEATMERVRDDVLALVRGEAR; encoded by the coding sequence GTGACCGCCCCCGTGCTTGCCGACTTCATCAAGGCCTATGACGTCCGTGGCGTCGTGCCCGACCAGCTCAACGTCGACGTCGCCTACGCCCTCGGCTCGGCCTTCGCCCAGGTGGTCGCCCTGCCGGAGCAGGCCGAGGCCGTCGTCATCGGCCACGACATGCGGCCCTCGTCGCCCGAGCTGTCGCGGGCCTTCGCCGACGGCGTGGCCTCGCACGGGGTCGACGCCGTGCTCATCGGCCTGTGCAGCACCGACGGTCTCTACTACGCCAGCGGCGCGCTCGACCTGCCCGGCGCGATGTTCACCGCGAGCCACAACCCGGCGCAGTACAACGGCATCAAGCTCTGCCGCGCCGGCGCCCGGCCGGTCGGGCAGGACTCCGGCCTGGGCGACATCCGCGACCTCGGCCAGGCGATCCTCGACGGGGGCAACTCCTTCGCCCGGGAGGACACCGAGACCGGCACCGTCACCGAGCGCGACGTGCTGGCCGACTACGCCGGGTTCCTCCGCTCACTCGTCGACCTCTCGCACGTCCGGCCGCTCAAGGTCGTCGTGGACGCCGGCAACGGGATGGGCGGGCACACCGTCCCCGCCGTGCTCGGCACCGCCGCCGGGCTCGACGCCCTGCCGCTCGAGGTGGTCGAGCTCTACTTCGAGCTCGACGGCACCTTCCCCAACCACGAGGCCAACCCGCTCGAGCCCGAGAACCTGCGCGACCTGCAGGCCGCGGTCCGCGAGCACGGCGCCGACATCGGCCTGGCCTTCGACGGCGACGCCGACCGCTGCTTCGTCGTCGACGAGCGGGGCGAGCCGGTCAGCCCGAGCGCCATCACCGCGCTGGTGGCCTCCCGTGAGGTGGCCCGCGAGGCGGCCGCCGGCACCCCGGCCGAGAAGGTCAGCATCGTCTACAACGTCATCTCCTCGGCGTCGGTCCCCGAGATCATCGACGAGGTCGGCGCGGTGGGCGTGCGCACCCGGGTCGGGCACTCGTTCATCAAGGCGGAGATGGCGCGGGCGGGGGCGGTGTTCGGCGGCGAGCACAGCGCCCACTACTACTTCCGCGACTTCTGGTTCGCCGACACGGGCATGCTCGCGGCGATGCACGTGCTCGCCGCCCTGGGGACCCAGGACGGGCCGCTCAGCCGGCTCACCGCGGCATACAGCCGGTATGCCGCGTCCGGCGAGATCAACTCGACGGTCGCCGATGCTGCCGGCGCGACCGAGTTGGTGCGAGAGTGGGCTGCGGGTCGGGGGGCGGAGTTCGACACCCTCGACGGGCTGACCGCGACCCACCGTGGGGGAGAAGGAGACCCGATGTGGTGGTTCAACCTGCGGGCGTCGAACACCGAGCCCCTGCTGAGGCTCAACGTGGAAGCCGCCGATGAGGCCACAATGGAGCGGGTCCGGGACGACGTCCTGGCCCTGGTGAGAGGAGAGGCCCGATGA
- a CDS encoding metallopeptidase family protein, whose protein sequence is MTAAGSSASSSRAAAVPPRLRRDRRGRGRRGPLAWPAVPAMASRREQFDELVLDAASRLEPRLGPQYPEVEFAVEDVPPSDPAPWESAVVPLGRLFPAQGKLPARIVVYRRPVESRAHDTRELTAIVQDVVVEQVAALLGVSPAELDPRYGDDLD, encoded by the coding sequence ATGACGGCTGCCGGCTCCTCCGCGAGCTCCTCCCGCGCCGCTGCGGTGCCCCCGCGGCTGCGCCGGGACCGCCGGGGCCGGGGCCGCCGCGGCCCCCTCGCCTGGCCGGCCGTGCCCGCGATGGCCTCGCGCCGGGAGCAGTTCGACGAGCTCGTGCTCGACGCCGCGTCCCGCCTCGAGCCGCGCCTGGGCCCGCAGTACCCGGAGGTCGAGTTCGCCGTCGAGGACGTGCCCCCGAGCGACCCGGCCCCGTGGGAGAGCGCCGTCGTGCCGCTGGGCCGGCTCTTCCCCGCCCAGGGCAAGCTGCCCGCTCGCATCGTCGTCTACCGGCGACCCGTCGAGAGCCGCGCCCACGACACCCGCGAGCTCACCGCGATCGTGCAGGACGTCGTGGTCGAGCAGGTGGCGGCGCTGCTCGGGGTCTCCCCCGCCGAGCTCGACCCCCGCTACGGCGACGACCTCGACTGA
- a CDS encoding SIS domain-containing protein: MAPLLDEARFDSEEACAALDSHGTLRSLAMAGAQVRQALTLSQEAGIERVGGGQRPRSVLVASLGGTAVVCDVLETLAEPGSPVPVSVRRNVPLPGWVGPLDLVIAVSQSGRAAGPLALAAEAGRRGASLLTVGADESPLADVCARAHGVHIDVGNDRDGSRTHLWAMLAPVMLAAGHLGLADVDAAVLEAVADRLDDRADACRPSSESFVNPAKVLAVDLADTVPVVLGDGPLNGVAASRAASMLARTARMPATSGELPDAASQIVACFDGPFTAAFGGGSAGRAADDVFADPYLDGPTPPRLGLLMLRDAVPENPSPEVAEAEALTEAVVESARETGVRVSQVTAEPGHPLVRLAGQIATTDFAATYLALGLGLDPAVAPHVAGLRSGRQ; the protein is encoded by the coding sequence ATGGCACCGCTGCTCGACGAGGCGCGCTTCGACAGCGAGGAGGCGTGTGCCGCCCTCGACTCCCACGGCACCCTGCGCTCGCTCGCCATGGCCGGCGCCCAGGTGCGCCAAGCGCTGACCCTGTCGCAGGAGGCGGGCATCGAGCGGGTCGGCGGGGGACAGCGTCCGCGGTCGGTGCTGGTGGCCTCGCTCGGCGGCACCGCCGTCGTGTGCGACGTGCTGGAGACGCTGGCCGAGCCCGGCTCACCGGTGCCGGTCAGCGTGCGCCGCAACGTGCCGCTGCCGGGCTGGGTGGGGCCGCTCGACCTCGTCATCGCCGTGTCGCAGTCGGGTCGGGCCGCCGGACCGCTGGCCCTGGCGGCCGAGGCAGGGCGCCGGGGGGCGTCGCTGCTGACGGTGGGGGCTGACGAGTCGCCGCTGGCCGACGTGTGCGCCCGGGCCCACGGCGTGCACATCGACGTCGGCAACGACCGCGACGGCTCGCGCACCCACCTGTGGGCGATGCTCGCCCCCGTCATGCTCGCCGCCGGCCACCTCGGTCTGGCCGATGTCGACGCGGCCGTGCTCGAGGCGGTGGCCGACCGGCTCGACGACCGTGCGGACGCCTGCCGGCCGTCTTCGGAGTCCTTCGTCAACCCCGCCAAGGTGCTCGCCGTCGACCTCGCCGACACCGTGCCCGTGGTGCTCGGCGACGGCCCGCTCAACGGCGTGGCGGCCTCGCGCGCGGCCTCGATGCTGGCGCGCACCGCCCGTATGCCGGCGACGTCCGGCGAGCTGCCGGACGCCGCCTCCCAGATCGTGGCCTGCTTCGACGGTCCCTTCACGGCGGCCTTCGGCGGGGGCTCGGCAGGTCGCGCCGCGGACGACGTCTTCGCCGACCCCTACCTCGACGGCCCCACGCCGCCGCGGCTGGGCCTGCTCATGCTGCGCGACGCCGTGCCGGAGAACCCCTCGCCCGAGGTCGCCGAGGCCGAGGCCCTGACCGAGGCGGTCGTGGAGTCGGCCCGCGAGACCGGCGTGCGGGTCTCGCAGGTGACGGCCGAGCCGGGTCACCCCCTGGTGCGGCTGGCCGGCCAGATCGCCACGACCGACTTCGCCGCCACCTACCTCGCCCTCGGCCTCGGGCTCGACCCCGCCGTGGCCCCCCACGTCGCCGGCCTGCGCTCGGGCCGCCAGTGA
- a CDS encoding WhiB family transcriptional regulator yields MHELQLVSVSSADEAELSWQERSLCAQTDPEAFFPEKGGSTREAKKVCVGCEVRAECLEYALANDERFGIWGGLSERERRKLKKRAV; encoded by the coding sequence GTGCACGAACTTCAACTGGTCTCCGTCAGCTCAGCTGACGAGGCAGAGCTGTCTTGGCAGGAGCGCTCTCTGTGCGCTCAGACCGACCCGGAGGCGTTCTTCCCCGAGAAGGGCGGCAGCACCCGCGAGGCCAAGAAGGTCTGCGTCGGCTGCGAGGTCCGGGCCGAGTGCCTCGAGTACGCCCTCGCCAACGACGAGCGCTTCGGCATCTGGGGCGGGCTCTCCGAGCGGGAGCGCCGCAAGCTGAAGAAGCGTGCGGTCTAG
- a CDS encoding DUF5719 family protein, with protein MTVSVKGIARTVLAAGAGAGLVYAAMQAPGAVALGPSGNADTSTDGGMSTVRSAALVCSGPEMKGLAGLGDLPVDVTVAASAAPVRVLTGLALPKEEGAFVLTGLDGGSVRARTTARGLVATTPLSEAAPVMVRGQQSMAPGLAATQSWLVPDGDNRSLGMTPCGQPSADAWLVAGAGAAGRQERLVLTNPGENPVTVDLTLHGAEGAVESPVGKGVVVPSRGRTVVLLDSISGAEASPVVHVVAQGGVVHAVLNDRWLDGSVAAGSDDAVAAAAPSREQVVPAVAVDGYAALRVAVPGDGEAVVQARALTPSGPRALPRDGVVRVPGGAVRNISLRGLPPGTYGVQVRADVPVVAGVGVQRRGGPTTVGDFAWTTSTPPIRGVAGAPLPAHTLAGKSLDLSLALTSTGAGAGVEVVTTDASGRATSRRLTVRADSAATVDLAGATTVWVHRLSGRGHVRAGVVAGGEDSRGELISLMPLSDATLRTTSVGLLEVPQ; from the coding sequence GTGACCGTCTCTGTCAAGGGCATCGCCCGCACCGTGCTCGCTGCCGGTGCCGGTGCCGGACTCGTGTATGCCGCCATGCAGGCTCCGGGTGCGGTGGCCCTGGGGCCGTCCGGCAACGCCGACACCAGCACCGACGGCGGGATGAGCACCGTGCGCAGCGCGGCGCTGGTCTGCTCCGGCCCCGAGATGAAGGGCCTTGCCGGTCTCGGCGACCTCCCGGTCGACGTGACGGTCGCAGCCTCCGCCGCGCCGGTGCGCGTGCTCACCGGCCTGGCGCTGCCGAAGGAGGAGGGTGCCTTCGTGCTCACGGGCCTCGACGGCGGCTCGGTCCGCGCGAGGACGACGGCTCGAGGCCTGGTGGCGACCACGCCACTGTCGGAGGCGGCCCCGGTCATGGTGCGCGGGCAGCAGTCGATGGCCCCGGGCCTGGCGGCCACCCAGTCGTGGCTGGTGCCCGACGGCGACAACCGCAGCCTCGGCATGACCCCGTGCGGCCAGCCGAGCGCGGACGCCTGGCTCGTCGCCGGGGCCGGTGCGGCCGGCCGCCAGGAGCGACTCGTGCTGACCAACCCGGGGGAGAACCCGGTCACGGTGGACCTCACCCTCCACGGCGCCGAGGGCGCGGTCGAGTCGCCCGTCGGGAAGGGCGTCGTCGTCCCGTCGCGGGGGCGGACGGTCGTGCTGCTCGACTCGATCTCCGGGGCCGAGGCGTCGCCCGTCGTGCACGTCGTGGCCCAGGGCGGTGTGGTGCACGCGGTGCTCAACGACCGCTGGCTCGACGGCTCGGTCGCCGCAGGCAGCGACGACGCGGTCGCGGCCGCAGCACCCTCGCGTGAGCAGGTCGTGCCCGCTGTCGCCGTCGACGGTTACGCGGCGCTGCGCGTGGCCGTGCCGGGCGACGGGGAGGCTGTCGTGCAGGCCCGTGCGTTGACCCCCTCCGGCCCGCGGGCGCTGCCCCGGGACGGCGTCGTGCGGGTGCCGGGCGGCGCAGTGCGCAACATCAGCCTGAGGGGGCTGCCGCCGGGCACCTACGGCGTGCAGGTGCGGGCCGACGTGCCCGTCGTCGCCGGGGTGGGTGTGCAGCGCCGGGGCGGGCCCACCACGGTGGGTGACTTCGCCTGGACGACGTCCACCCCACCGATCCGCGGCGTGGCCGGCGCGCCCCTGCCCGCCCACACCCTGGCGGGCAAATCGCTCGACCTCTCCCTCGCCCTGACCAGCACGGGGGCCGGGGCCGGCGTCGAGGTGGTGACCACCGATGCGTCGGGCAGGGCGACCTCGCGTCGCCTGACCGTGCGGGCCGACTCCGCGGCCACCGTCGACCTAGCGGGGGCCACGACGGTGTGGGTGCACCGCCTGTCGGGCAGGGGCCACGTGCGCGCGGGCGTCGTCGCCGGGGGCGAGGACTCCCGCGGCGAGCTCATCTCCCTGATGCCGCTGTCGGACGCCACCTTGCGGACGACCAGCGTGGGCCTGCTCGAGGTGCCCCAGTAG
- a CDS encoding DUF3499 domain-containing protein, with protein MSLTRRCSRTACPNAAIATLTYVYSDSTAVVGPLATYAEPHTYDLCTVHAERLSAPRGWEVVRLSGEYVEPEPTHDDLLALANAVREAGKPRLTEHPTPTAVPGQVGRTDETRSGAVETGRRGHLRVLRDL; from the coding sequence GTGAGTCTGACGAGGAGGTGTTCGCGCACCGCGTGCCCCAACGCCGCGATCGCGACCCTGACCTACGTCTACTCCGACTCGACGGCCGTCGTCGGCCCGCTCGCGACCTACGCCGAGCCGCACACCTACGACCTGTGCACCGTCCACGCCGAGCGCCTGTCCGCGCCCCGGGGCTGGGAGGTCGTGCGCCTGTCGGGGGAGTACGTCGAGCCGGAGCCGACCCACGACGACCTGCTCGCCCTCGCCAACGCCGTGCGCGAGGCCGGCAAGCCCCGCTTGACCGAGCACCCCACGCCGACCGCGGTGCCGGGCCAGGTCGGTCGCACCGACGAGACCCGCTCGGGGGCCGTCGAGACCGGCCGCCGCGGTCACCTCCGCGTCCTGCGCGACCTCTGA
- the cofD gene encoding 2-phospho-L-lactate transferase: MRITALAGGVGGARFLRGLRAHLDRTPELADSTTTVIGNTGDDITLFGLRVCPDLDTILYTLGGGVHEGQGWGRADETFSVQGELAAYGALPQWFHLGDQDFGTHIARSQWLGQGLTLSEVTARLAERWGLPQQGVTLLPMTDSPVETHVVVDEGDGPQAVHFQEWWVRMQAAVPASRFVAVGMDRATAAPGVLDAIRQADVVLLPPSNPVVSIGIILGVPGVRDALRGTSAPVVGVSPLISGAPVRGHADACLNAIGLESTTTAVTGLYADFLDGWLVAPDDAAAFAGQRFTVRGRPLLMTDVGAAADIAGAALDLALELRQP, encoded by the coding sequence ATGCGCATCACGGCACTCGCAGGCGGCGTCGGGGGGGCCCGTTTCCTCCGCGGCCTGCGCGCCCACCTCGACCGGACACCCGAGCTGGCGGACAGCACGACCACCGTCATCGGCAACACCGGCGACGACATCACCCTCTTCGGCCTGCGCGTCTGTCCCGACCTCGACACCATCCTCTACACGCTCGGCGGGGGCGTGCACGAGGGGCAGGGCTGGGGGCGCGCGGACGAGACGTTCAGCGTGCAGGGCGAGCTGGCGGCATACGGCGCCCTGCCGCAGTGGTTCCACCTCGGCGACCAGGACTTCGGCACCCACATCGCCCGCTCCCAGTGGCTCGGCCAGGGCCTGACGCTGTCGGAGGTGACCGCGCGGCTCGCCGAGCGGTGGGGGCTGCCGCAGCAGGGGGTCACCCTGCTGCCGATGACCGACTCCCCCGTCGAGACGCACGTCGTCGTCGACGAGGGCGACGGCCCGCAGGCAGTGCACTTCCAGGAGTGGTGGGTGCGGATGCAGGCCGCGGTGCCGGCGAGCCGGTTCGTGGCCGTCGGCATGGACCGGGCCACCGCCGCGCCCGGCGTGCTCGATGCGATCCGGCAGGCCGACGTCGTGCTGCTGCCCCCGAGCAACCCCGTCGTGTCGATCGGCATCATCCTCGGCGTGCCGGGCGTGCGCGACGCGCTGCGCGGCACCAGCGCGCCCGTGGTCGGCGTCTCGCCGCTGATCTCCGGCGCACCCGTGCGCGGGCACGCCGACGCCTGCCTGAACGCGATCGGGCTCGAGTCCACGACCACCGCCGTGACAGGGCTCTACGCCGACTTCCTCGACGGCTGGCTCGTCGCACCCGACGACGCCGCAGCCTTCGCCGGCCAGCGGTTCACCGTGCGCGGCCGCCCGCTGCTCATGACCGACGTCGGCGCCGCCGCCGACATCGCCGGCGCCGCGCTCGACCTCGCCCTCGAGCTGCGGCAGCCCTGA
- a CDS encoding YbaK/EbsC family protein, translated as MTAEGHLSWTPAHDPSQQALLAPPVARAVHALPGARVAPIDPDLADTAAFCAAYGSPLEHSANCVVVAGRRAGEVRYAAVLVLANMRADINGVVRRHLDVRKISFAPQDEAVELTGMEFGGITPVGLPPAWPVLIDPAVVEAGDVVIGSGIRASKLLVPAAQIAALPSAQVLPLAL; from the coding sequence GTGACTGCCGAAGGACACCTGAGCTGGACGCCCGCCCACGACCCCTCCCAGCAGGCCCTCCTCGCGCCGCCCGTGGCCCGGGCCGTCCACGCCCTCCCGGGCGCGAGGGTCGCCCCCATCGACCCTGACCTCGCGGACACGGCCGCCTTCTGCGCGGCCTACGGCTCCCCCCTCGAGCACTCGGCCAACTGCGTCGTCGTGGCCGGCAGGCGGGCCGGCGAGGTCAGGTATGCCGCGGTGCTGGTGCTCGCGAACATGCGCGCCGACATCAACGGCGTCGTCCGCCGGCACCTCGACGTGCGCAAGATCTCCTTCGCCCCGCAGGACGAGGCGGTGGAGCTCACCGGCATGGAGTTCGGCGGGATCACCCCCGTGGGCCTGCCCCCGGCCTGGCCGGTGCTCATCGACCCCGCGGTGGTCGAGGCCGGCGACGTCGTCATCGGCAGCGGCATCCGCGCCAGCAAGCTGCTCGTGCCGGCGGCGCAGATCGCCGCCCTGCCCAGCGCCCAGGTGCTTCCGCTGGCGCTGTAA